The Cyanobium sp. Tous-M-B4 genome contains a region encoding:
- a CDS encoding alpha/beta hydrolase encodes MFIVIKRLLAGLFVGTALSAVALPASAAVDNNLPVRWNTGGAVWSTNQDAFNTFLQSGEVTDRGLEGGLSRSGWTAAEVREGMNKTYNVDLVGVSRFLYSDAGVKFLKNQTTSYFPYWSMNTFAVQALRSAIVADARDGQISSAGIMNALPTDMRLADFCNTYTGAQNVCAEGRCQGDAQCTSLLSWYVFLPACIQANQMADAVAEVRTMAPAPVQQVESEAIRGLW; translated from the coding sequence ATGTTTATCGTGATCAAACGTTTGCTGGCCGGCCTTTTTGTGGGTACGGCCCTATCGGCGGTGGCGCTGCCAGCGTCTGCCGCAGTCGACAACAATCTCCCCGTTCGTTGGAACACCGGCGGCGCCGTGTGGTCCACCAACCAGGACGCCTTTAATACATTCCTGCAGTCTGGTGAAGTCACCGATCGGGGCCTGGAAGGGGGCCTTAGCCGTTCCGGCTGGACCGCTGCCGAGGTGCGTGAAGGCATGAACAAGACCTACAACGTGGACTTGGTTGGCGTCTCCCGCTTCCTCTACTCGGATGCCGGTGTGAAGTTCCTCAAGAACCAAACCACCAGCTACTTCCCCTACTGGAGCATGAACACCTTTGCGGTGCAGGCTCTGCGCTCGGCGATCGTGGCCGATGCCCGTGACGGCCAGATCTCCTCGGCCGGCATCATGAATGCCTTGCCTACCGACATGCGCCTGGCCGACTTCTGCAACACCTACACCGGTGCCCAGAACGTCTGCGCTGAAGGTCGTTGCCAAGGTGACGCCCAGTGCACCTCCCTGCTCTCCTGGTACGTGTTTCTGCCGGCCTGCATTCAGGCCAACCAGATGGCCGATGCCGTGGCTGAAGTGCGCACAATGGCCCCTGCTCCGGTTCAGCAAGTTGAATCTGAGGCCATCCGCGGCCTCTGGTGA
- the bcp gene encoding thioredoxin-dependent thiol peroxidase, with translation MTLQIGDPAPDFTLPDQDGTAVKLSQFKGQRVVIYFYPKDDTPGCTKEACNFRDQWGTFEKQAITVLGISKDGASSHTKFIAKYDLPFTLLSDVEPCAVAEAYGSYGLKKFMGKEYMGMMRHTFVVDAEGKIEKIYTKVKSETMADDILSDLGLA, from the coding sequence ATGACCCTGCAGATCGGCGATCCCGCCCCTGATTTCACCTTGCCAGACCAAGACGGAACGGCGGTGAAGCTTTCCCAGTTCAAGGGCCAACGGGTGGTGATCTACTTCTATCCCAAGGACGACACCCCGGGTTGTACCAAAGAAGCTTGCAATTTCCGCGACCAGTGGGGAACGTTCGAAAAGCAAGCCATCACCGTGCTCGGCATCAGCAAAGACGGCGCCAGCAGCCACACCAAATTCATTGCCAAATATGACCTTCCCTTCACCTTGCTAAGCGACGTCGAGCCCTGCGCAGTGGCCGAGGCCTATGGGAGCTATGGGCTCAAGAAATTCATGGGCAAGGAATACATGGGCATGATGCGCCACACCTTCGTGGTGGATGCGGAAGGAAAGATCGAAAAGATCTACACAAAGGTGAAGTCCGAAACCATGGCGGACGACATCCTTAGCGATCTGGGCTTGGCCTGA
- a CDS encoding AAA family ATPase, with product MMDSERRCGDLVSDLFSHQRDITLARVAPLADRLRPRSLDDFVGQESILGVGRLLRRAIAADRVGNLILHGPPGVGKTTLARIIAGSTRAHFSSLNAVLAGVKDLRAEVDAAQQRLAHHGLRTTLFIDEVHRFNSAQQDALLPWVENGTVNLIGATTENPFFEVNKALVSRSRLFRLQPLEPAHLRQLLERALRDPEVGYGGRSIDLAAAAADHLVDVAGGDARSLLNALELAVETTPPGADGSIRIDLSIAEESIQQRAVLYDKQGDAHFDTISAFIKSLRGSDPDAALFWLARMVEAGENPRFIFRRMLIAAGEDIGLADPQAVVVVEACAASFERVGLPEGLYPLAQAALYLAGAEKSNSVLGFFDALKSVRSANRQQVPAHLRDANRDGQAFGDGVGYRYPHAYAEHWVAQQYLPGALQGEIFWQPGSLGWEGQRRERLQQRRAAQLAAAAEMAADQGDVLSSSPEDPQLERWLQRQAAAEGERLDTLRRRFWDGVGWRRHDRVLVLEARSLLWALDPLAATPEGGVVITVAQASDLERLQAQLKVLESLRQPQLLLVPPQTPTALSSQLEPQLALDSGARFDWVIARQPWQGLSAEQLEAWIGQAGALLGHTGQWRLLFSTPQLGPAAGLRALIGTAETSLQTLLEELTHLEGQRLIQAQSTGLISQRSLIAAGWQVQQEQWQESLQLELTAELIERWLAPASPYLEAMAALRGKPLASDAVQSLQEAFSRLLGQPLPQTLEHTLVRARRVDALQTLHNP from the coding sequence ATGATGGACTCAGAACGGCGCTGCGGCGACCTCGTGAGCGACCTGTTCAGCCATCAACGCGACATCACCCTGGCCCGGGTCGCGCCCCTGGCCGACAGGCTGAGGCCCCGCAGCCTTGATGACTTCGTCGGTCAGGAGTCGATCCTCGGCGTAGGGCGCCTGCTACGCCGCGCCATCGCCGCAGATCGAGTCGGCAACCTGATCCTGCACGGCCCGCCGGGGGTGGGCAAAACCACCCTGGCCCGGATCATTGCTGGCAGCACCAGGGCCCACTTCAGCAGCCTCAATGCCGTACTTGCCGGCGTCAAGGATCTGCGGGCCGAGGTGGACGCGGCCCAGCAGCGCCTGGCGCACCATGGCCTGCGCACCACCCTGTTCATCGACGAGGTGCACCGTTTCAACAGTGCTCAACAAGATGCCCTGCTGCCCTGGGTAGAAAACGGCACGGTGAATCTGATCGGAGCCACCACCGAAAACCCCTTTTTCGAGGTGAACAAAGCCCTGGTAAGCCGTTCGCGATTGTTTCGCCTGCAACCGCTTGAGCCAGCACACCTGCGCCAGCTGCTGGAGCGGGCCCTGCGGGATCCGGAAGTGGGCTACGGCGGACGCTCGATTGACTTAGCCGCAGCAGCGGCCGACCACCTGGTTGATGTGGCCGGGGGCGATGCCCGCAGCCTGCTGAATGCCCTGGAGCTGGCGGTGGAGACCACTCCTCCCGGCGCTGATGGCTCGATCAGGATCGATCTGAGCATCGCCGAGGAGTCGATTCAGCAGCGGGCGGTGCTCTACGACAAGCAGGGGGATGCCCACTTCGACACGATCAGCGCCTTCATCAAATCCTTGCGCGGTTCCGATCCAGATGCGGCCCTTTTCTGGTTGGCCCGCATGGTGGAGGCGGGCGAAAATCCTCGCTTTATCTTCCGGCGCATGTTGATCGCTGCCGGGGAAGACATCGGCTTAGCCGATCCCCAGGCCGTGGTGGTAGTGGAAGCCTGCGCGGCCAGCTTCGAGCGAGTGGGATTGCCAGAGGGGCTTTACCCACTGGCCCAGGCAGCTCTCTATTTGGCGGGAGCGGAGAAGAGCAACAGCGTGCTGGGTTTCTTCGATGCCCTCAAAAGCGTGCGCAGCGCCAACCGCCAGCAGGTGCCCGCCCACCTGCGCGACGCCAACCGTGATGGCCAGGCTTTTGGCGATGGAGTGGGCTACCGCTACCCCCATGCCTACGCCGAGCACTGGGTAGCCCAGCAGTATTTGCCTGGCGCACTTCAAGGTGAGATCTTCTGGCAACCGGGCAGCCTGGGCTGGGAGGGCCAGAGGCGCGAGCGCCTGCAACAGCGGCGAGCCGCCCAGCTGGCAGCTGCCGCCGAGATGGCGGCGGATCAGGGCGACGTGCTTAGCAGCAGTCCGGAGGATCCCCAGCTGGAGCGCTGGCTGCAGCGGCAAGCCGCCGCCGAGGGAGAACGACTCGACACTCTGAGACGTCGGTTCTGGGATGGGGTGGGCTGGCGGCGCCACGACCGGGTGCTGGTGCTGGAAGCGAGGTCGTTGCTATGGGCCCTAGATCCCCTGGCCGCTACGCCCGAGGGCGGGGTAGTGATCACCGTGGCCCAGGCCTCCGACCTGGAGCGGCTGCAGGCCCAGCTAAAGGTGCTCGAAAGCCTGCGCCAACCCCAGCTGCTGCTGGTGCCTCCCCAAACCCCTACCGCCCTTAGCTCCCAGCTCGAACCGCAACTCGCACTTGACTCCGGGGCCCGCTTCGACTGGGTGATAGCGCGGCAACCCTGGCAGGGCCTCAGCGCCGAACAACTCGAGGCCTGGATCGGCCAGGCAGGCGCGCTGCTGGGCCACACCGGCCAATGGCGCCTGCTGTTCAGCACTCCCCAACTCGGACCAGCAGCAGGCCTGCGGGCCCTGATCGGCACGGCAGAAACATCCCTACAAACCCTGCTGGAGGAGCTAACCCACCTGGAGGGGCAGCGACTGATCCAGGCCCAGAGCACCGGCCTAATCAGCCAACGCAGCTTGATCGCCGCTGGATGGCAAGTGCAACAGGAGCAGTGGCAGGAATCACTCCAACTCGAGCTGACGGCCGAGCTGATCGAACGCTGGCTAGCACCGGCCAGCCCCTATCTCGAAGCGATGGCCGCACTCCGGGGCAAGCCCCTAGCCAGTGATGCCGTGCAAAGTCTCCAAGAGGCGTTCAGCCGTCTGCTGGGCCAGCCCCTGCCCCAGACCCTTGAGCACACCTTGGTACGGGCAAGACGAGTGGACGCACTGCAAACACTCCACAACCCATGA
- a CDS encoding efflux RND transporter permease subunit — translation MSLSDNFIKRPVLTTVCSILIVLMGIIAIPSLPIENLPNIAPPLIQVTSNYGGANSIVTEQAVTNPLEQQINGVPGAAYISSTSSNTGQSIIQVYFDEGTDINIDQVNVQNRVSLAMPQLPQQVSATGVSVMQSTPSILLAYQVTSSQGQFDASYINGLIYEQLYYQLERVPGVAQVNLLGGSNPAFWLFVDPSKLIANQLTADQIVSAVKSQNSIAIGGLIGGPPAGGDQLFAYPILVSDNGNLMSVDQLNDLIVGKSPQGNLLRLRDVGQATYGFNTFAQQAVSFDGFPSITVAVFQTPESNALDVSEAVVAVMDQFTQAAPPGIAVKQIYNIGQFIESAVEGVTDALGLAIVLVLVILFLFLQNWRATVVPSLAIPISLIGTFAFINAFGFSINQLTLLGLVLATGLVVDDAIVVIEAVSKNLESGMSPRKAAMACMGELTGALIATSLVLMAVFVPVAFYPGGIGIIYKQFALTIAFSIAISTFNALTFSPMMSALILKSEQPPKPKGWGWTIGGVVVGLAFGRFSAASFGVGAYVFGVVLFGIAGSRLGLIFERFNSFFAWLQGRYARLLEVLIRKRKLVFAGLAGGIVLTALAFSALPSAFIPEEDQGYGVGIFQLQNGASLSLTQQTGLEIAKVLKEEPDITAASVVSGYGFNGSSPDQGVFFFGLKPLEERSGADQKAPAIVERLNAKLSKISSGLVVAAQPPAIPGFSAQGGFYFQFNDLSNGAYSFNQLDALAQKLVAAGTASDQFSSLYTQFIPSAPAFGLKIDRSIMGALNIDFQQAMQTIAVLAGGNYSGLTYENGQVRNIYVQSEASGRSTLEDVLSYYVRNRDNKLVQVSEFASSDLTSAPPVISHYNLYRTILVQGAEAVGKSSGQALTAIQQIFKRLDFNNIGYAFTGLASLQLSAGNASVLVFGLGILIVYLVLSAQYESYVTPVIILMTVPLAMLGALVFLALRSIDLNIYAQVGLVTLIGLAAKNGILIVEVAEQHLEEGMGVVEAAMAAAESRMRPILMTAIASLAGFLPLVVATTAGANSQQSLGTVIFGGLLVATVLSLGVVPPFYVLIKQLEARWFGEGGGGAESRSVAVPTISGPN, via the coding sequence ATGTCACTCTCCGATAATTTCATCAAGCGGCCTGTTCTTACGACCGTTTGCAGCATCCTGATCGTGCTGATGGGAATCATTGCGATCCCCAGTCTGCCAATTGAAAACCTGCCGAATATTGCGCCACCGCTTATTCAGGTGACGTCCAATTACGGCGGGGCTAATTCCATAGTTACTGAACAGGCAGTTACCAACCCGCTCGAGCAGCAGATCAATGGCGTGCCGGGTGCTGCCTACATCTCGTCAACTAGTTCAAACACCGGTCAGAGCATCATTCAGGTTTATTTTGACGAAGGCACTGATATCAACATCGACCAGGTAAACGTTCAAAACCGCGTTTCCCTGGCCATGCCCCAGTTGCCCCAACAGGTCTCGGCAACTGGGGTGTCGGTGATGCAGAGCACACCCTCGATTCTGCTTGCCTATCAGGTCACGTCTAGCCAGGGTCAATTTGATGCTTCCTATATCAATGGCTTGATTTATGAGCAGCTCTACTACCAGCTTGAGCGGGTCCCCGGAGTAGCTCAAGTCAATCTGCTGGGAGGTAGTAACCCCGCCTTCTGGCTGTTTGTTGATCCAAGCAAGCTCATTGCCAACCAGCTGACTGCCGACCAAATCGTCAGTGCGGTTAAGAGTCAAAATAGCATCGCTATTGGTGGCCTGATTGGTGGTCCGCCAGCAGGAGGAGATCAGCTGTTCGCATACCCGATCCTGGTGTCCGACAACGGCAACTTGATGTCGGTAGATCAGCTTAACGACCTGATAGTTGGTAAGTCACCCCAGGGTAATTTGCTGCGACTCCGCGATGTGGGCCAGGCTACCTATGGGTTTAATACCTTTGCTCAGCAGGCGGTGAGTTTCGACGGGTTTCCGTCTATCACCGTTGCGGTGTTCCAAACCCCTGAGAGCAACGCTCTGGATGTATCAGAAGCTGTGGTGGCAGTGATGGATCAATTTACCCAGGCAGCTCCACCGGGGATCGCGGTTAAGCAGATTTACAATATTGGTCAGTTTATTGAGTCTGCGGTTGAGGGTGTAACCGACGCCCTTGGCCTGGCAATTGTGCTGGTACTTGTGATTCTGTTTCTGTTTCTGCAGAATTGGCGAGCCACTGTGGTGCCTAGCCTGGCGATCCCGATCTCACTCATTGGTACTTTCGCCTTCATCAATGCTTTTGGCTTTTCCATAAACCAGCTCACCTTGCTGGGCTTGGTGCTTGCCACTGGCTTGGTGGTGGATGACGCCATCGTGGTAATCGAGGCAGTTTCTAAAAATCTTGAAAGTGGCATGAGTCCACGCAAGGCGGCAATGGCCTGTATGGGTGAGCTAACTGGTGCTCTGATCGCTACATCGCTCGTGCTGATGGCGGTATTTGTGCCAGTAGCTTTTTACCCGGGTGGTATTGGCATCATCTACAAGCAATTCGCCCTCACGATCGCCTTTTCGATCGCCATCTCCACCTTCAATGCCCTGACCTTCTCGCCAATGATGTCGGCCCTGATCCTCAAGTCGGAGCAGCCTCCAAAGCCCAAGGGTTGGGGTTGGACCATCGGTGGTGTGGTGGTGGGCCTGGCCTTCGGGCGCTTCAGCGCCGCATCCTTTGGTGTCGGTGCTTACGTGTTCGGGGTGGTGCTGTTCGGTATCGCCGGCAGCAGGCTTGGCCTAATTTTTGAGCGTTTCAACAGCTTTTTTGCCTGGCTGCAGGGTCGTTATGCCCGTCTGCTGGAGGTATTGATCCGCAAGCGCAAGTTGGTCTTCGCCGGTCTGGCAGGCGGCATCGTGCTGACCGCTCTTGCCTTCTCCGCCCTGCCTTCGGCGTTCATTCCGGAGGAAGATCAGGGATATGGGGTGGGGATTTTCCAGCTACAGAATGGTGCCTCCCTCAGTCTTACCCAGCAGACCGGTCTCGAGATCGCCAAGGTGCTCAAGGAGGAGCCTGACATCACGGCAGCTTCGGTGGTTAGCGGCTACGGCTTCAACGGCTCCAGCCCAGACCAGGGTGTTTTCTTCTTCGGCCTCAAGCCATTGGAGGAGCGCAGCGGAGCTGATCAGAAAGCTCCGGCAATTGTGGAGCGACTCAATGCCAAGCTTTCCAAGATTAGTAGTGGTCTAGTAGTCGCAGCCCAGCCGCCGGCGATTCCTGGTTTTTCGGCCCAGGGTGGCTTCTACTTTCAGTTCAATGACTTAAGTAATGGCGCATACAGCTTTAACCAACTCGACGCATTAGCCCAAAAGCTTGTAGCTGCTGGAACTGCATCCGATCAGTTTTCAAGCCTTTACACCCAGTTCATCCCCAGCGCCCCAGCCTTTGGGCTCAAGATCGATCGCTCGATCATGGGTGCACTGAACATCGACTTTCAGCAGGCAATGCAGACAATTGCCGTGCTCGCAGGTGGCAACTACTCAGGCTTGACCTACGAAAATGGCCAGGTGCGCAATATCTACGTGCAGTCAGAGGCATCCGGCCGTAGCACACTTGAGGATGTGCTCAGTTACTACGTGCGCAATCGCGACAACAAACTAGTGCAGGTCAGTGAGTTTGCCTCGTCGGACCTCACCAGTGCACCTCCGGTGATTAGTCACTACAACCTTTACCGCACTATTTTGGTACAGGGTGCTGAGGCCGTTGGCAAGAGCTCTGGCCAGGCCTTGACGGCTATTCAGCAGATATTTAAGCGGCTCGATTTCAATAATATTGGTTATGCATTCACTGGTCTGGCCTCGCTGCAGCTTTCTGCTGGTAACGCAAGCGTGTTGGTATTTGGTCTGGGCATCCTGATCGTTTATCTGGTGCTTTCGGCCCAGTACGAGAGCTATGTCACGCCGGTAATCATTCTGATGACGGTGCCTCTGGCCATGCTGGGTGCCCTGGTGTTCCTGGCCTTGCGCTCGATCGATCTCAACATCTATGCCCAGGTGGGGCTAGTGACCCTGATCGGTCTGGCGGCCAAGAACGGCATCTTGATTGTGGAGGTGGCCGAACAGCATTTGGAGGAGGGCATGGGCGTCGTCGAGGCGGCTATGGCCGCTGCTGAATCCCGAATGCGGCCGATCCTGATGACGGCCATTGCCTCGTTGGCTGGCTTCCTGCCCTTGGTGGTGGCCACCACGGCCGGTGCCAACAGCCAGCAGTCATTGGGCACGGTGATCTTCGGCGGTCTGCTGGTGGCCACGGTGCTGTCGCTCGGAGTGGTGCCACCTTTTTATGTGCTGATTAAGCAGCTGGAGGCGCGTTGGTTTGGTGAGGGCGGTGGAGGAGCTGAATCCAGAAGCGTTGCTGTTCCTACCATTTCCGGTCCGAATTGA
- a CDS encoding efflux RND transporter periplasmic adaptor subunit produces the protein MHRPVASQFLLFTAMASALVVGCQQGRQPASRIPVVQSQRLETAEFQASFDTVSTLEAEEEVDLAAQAGGRIQRLLVAQGDRVRQGQLLLVLDQAQLRAEVASLRAQMQTNRLNYQRYQDLARQGAASALQRDEFRQAYIAAREALVAKEADLAFKDLRAPISGTVADLRVKQGDVIAAGVPITRLIRNDNLLARIDIPATYADRVRPGQRVLLLAASSSQPLAEGPVISVDPGVSAPTQTLLVKASFANPRGSLRNGQRSRTRLVLDRRQELAVPFTAVTRLAGQPFIYLVGSLAELEQRPGKAPIAELRRLPSGTLFALQTPVQLGDLQGTLYPLQRIGQGAVQGGDRVITAGLLNLRHGAPVQLAKQAKKAGVR, from the coding sequence ATGCACCGCCCTGTTGCTTCCCAGTTTTTGCTTTTCACGGCGATGGCCTCTGCCCTGGTTGTGGGCTGTCAGCAGGGCCGCCAGCCAGCCTCCCGGATACCTGTGGTGCAGAGCCAGCGCCTGGAAACTGCCGAATTTCAAGCCAGTTTTGACACCGTGAGCACCCTGGAGGCTGAGGAGGAGGTGGATCTGGCGGCCCAGGCGGGGGGCCGCATTCAGCGATTGTTGGTGGCTCAAGGAGATCGGGTGCGCCAGGGGCAGCTGCTGCTGGTGCTCGATCAGGCCCAGCTCAGGGCCGAGGTGGCCAGCCTGCGCGCTCAGATGCAGACCAACCGCCTCAATTACCAGCGATATCAGGATCTGGCTCGCCAGGGTGCAGCCAGTGCCCTGCAGCGGGATGAATTTCGCCAGGCCTACATCGCTGCCCGCGAAGCCCTGGTAGCCAAGGAGGCCGACCTCGCCTTCAAGGATTTGCGGGCGCCGATCAGCGGCACGGTGGCGGATTTGCGCGTCAAGCAGGGCGATGTGATTGCTGCGGGCGTGCCGATTACCCGCTTGATCCGCAACGACAATCTCTTGGCCCGCATAGACATACCTGCCACCTATGCCGATCGTGTTCGGCCGGGCCAGCGGGTGCTGCTGCTGGCCGCCTCCAGCTCCCAGCCCCTGGCGGAGGGCCCGGTGATCTCGGTGGATCCGGGGGTGAGCGCTCCAACTCAGACGCTGCTGGTGAAGGCGTCGTTTGCTAATCCGCGGGGCAGCCTGCGCAATGGCCAGCGCAGTCGCACGCGGCTGGTGCTGGATCGGCGCCAGGAGTTGGCCGTTCCCTTCACCGCGGTGACTCGGTTGGCAGGACAGCCCTTCATCTATTTAGTGGGCAGCTTGGCTGAGCTGGAGCAGCGGCCAGGCAAGGCCCCCATAGCCGAGCTGCGCCGGTTGCCGAGCGGCACCCTGTTTGCCTTGCAAACTCCGGTGCAGCTGGGTGATCTGCAGGGAACCCTCTATCCACTGCAGCGCATTGGTCAGGGTGCTGTTCAGGGTGGTGATCGGGTGATCACCGCTGGTCTGCTCAATCTGCGCCACGGTGCTCCTGTGCAACTTGCGAAGCAGGCCAAAAAGGCCGGGGTCCGGTAA
- a CDS encoding type III pantothenate kinase, with product MGQLEGLVAWAAVGPVPASAPLPLERRLHLKDVPLLEQPGWLGVDRALVGWRAWCLASGPVLVADGGTALSLTLVTSEGRFGGGRLLAGAALQLRALASETAGLPGLDLPLDLPLDLWPRSTSEAMAAGVLRGLAAALAAAGREAQTSCPGCSFWLTGGDGSLLKPLLQQLLVSPMPLQLAPDLALEALAALRPSPDR from the coding sequence GTGGGACAGCTTGAGGGGCTGGTTGCTTGGGCTGCGGTGGGCCCTGTGCCCGCCTCTGCTCCACTGCCGCTGGAGCGGCGTCTGCACTTGAAAGATGTGCCCTTGTTGGAGCAGCCTGGCTGGCTGGGGGTGGATCGTGCTCTGGTGGGTTGGCGGGCCTGGTGCCTTGCCTCTGGTCCCGTACTGGTGGCTGACGGCGGCACCGCCTTGAGCCTCACCCTGGTCACCAGCGAGGGCCGATTTGGGGGAGGACGCTTGCTAGCCGGAGCGGCCTTGCAGTTGCGGGCCCTGGCTTCTGAAACTGCAGGACTGCCTGGCTTGGACCTGCCCTTGGACCTGCCTTTGGACCTCTGGCCTCGCTCGACCTCAGAAGCTATGGCCGCTGGGGTTTTGCGAGGTCTGGCGGCCGCTCTGGCCGCGGCTGGGCGTGAAGCTCAAACCAGCTGTCCTGGCTGCAGTTTTTGGCTCACGGGAGGAGATGGCTCCCTGCTGAAACCATTGCTGCAGCAGCTGCTAGTTAGCCCCATGCCGCTGCAGCTGGCTCCGGATCTGGCCCTTGAGGCCTTGGCTGCACTCAGGCCAAGCCCAGATCGCTAA
- a CDS encoding efflux RND transporter periplasmic adaptor subunit, translated as MVQVETIGEADFSPSIEVISQLSSTSDVALRPEVDGRVVKILATQGQRVKAGQPILVLDNVQQSANLDASKAEARKNLVNAERYIFLNEQGAVSTKDRDFYVTQAIQSRDQVRANAATLGYKFVTAPISGEIGDLDTVKLGDYVRQGQAITGIVDNSSLWTLMDVPATRSSRVALGQTVQLVTQGNPPLSATGKVVFISPYYGVSGSSSSPNTVLVKASFPNPSGQLKTGQYVRNLIVTGNTRQLSVPVQAVMMQAQQPFVYRVLQLSQVLAKIRASTQIPEAQKQKLEALPPATPIVVQTPVQLGELEGNRYPLVSGLQKGERVVVSNTALLRTGMPVKLSSGSN; from the coding sequence GTGGTTCAGGTCGAGACCATCGGCGAGGCTGATTTCAGCCCCTCGATTGAGGTGATCAGCCAGCTCAGCTCCACCAGTGATGTGGCACTGCGCCCCGAGGTTGATGGGCGAGTGGTGAAGATCCTGGCGACCCAGGGCCAGCGGGTGAAGGCGGGCCAGCCGATCTTGGTGCTCGACAACGTGCAGCAATCGGCAAACCTGGATGCCAGCAAGGCCGAGGCCCGTAAGAATCTGGTTAATGCGGAGCGTTACATTTTTTTGAATGAGCAGGGAGCGGTATCCACCAAGGATCGCGACTTCTACGTCACCCAGGCAATTCAAAGCCGCGACCAAGTGCGTGCCAATGCGGCCACCTTGGGCTACAAATTCGTGACGGCACCGATCAGTGGTGAGATCGGCGATCTCGATACGGTGAAGTTGGGTGATTACGTGCGCCAAGGACAGGCGATCACCGGCATTGTCGATAACTCAAGTCTTTGGACCCTGATGGACGTGCCCGCCACCCGCTCATCGCGAGTTGCGCTTGGCCAGACCGTGCAGCTGGTGACCCAGGGCAACCCTCCCCTGTCTGCGACGGGGAAGGTGGTGTTTATTTCTCCGTACTACGGAGTTAGCGGTAGTAGTTCTTCGCCAAACACGGTGCTAGTTAAGGCCTCCTTCCCTAACCCAAGCGGCCAGCTCAAAACAGGTCAGTACGTGCGCAACCTGATTGTCACCGGCAACACCCGCCAGCTTTCCGTGCCGGTCCAGGCAGTGATGATGCAGGCCCAACAGCCTTTTGTTTATCGGGTGCTGCAACTCAGCCAGGTGCTCGCCAAGATCCGCGCCTCCACCCAAATCCCTGAGGCGCAGAAGCAGAAGCTTGAGGCCCTGCCGCCAGCTACTCCGATCGTGGTGCAAACCCCAGTGCAGCTTGGTGAGCTGGAGGGCAATCGTTACCCGCTGGTCTCGGGCCTGCAGAAAGGAGAAAGGGTTGTGGTTTCCAATACGGCGCTGTTGCGTACCGGTATGCCGGTGAAACTCTCAAGCGGAAGCAACTGA
- a CDS encoding 4'-phosphopantetheinyl transferase superfamily protein translates to MSLGSSLDLPQRPAPELWLRSLEGGELGYLSMAERSWGLALPDRQRSRYFQSRALLRQQLAEVLGCAGASVPLHSPPGHPPLLGDGLGWVSLSHSGAGLLIGYSGSPIGVDLESTARPIEPAGLMRRFYPETEQAQLRDLTGAELRRAVLNSWVLKEAAIKWRHRTLAAELAQWCYDHSSGSLQNLSDGAKPDHSSALQQGWRWAAVGEGCAGLMLQSPGQPEEAA, encoded by the coding sequence GTGAGCCTAGGCAGCAGCTTGGATCTGCCGCAGCGCCCAGCTCCCGAGCTATGGCTGCGTTCTCTGGAGGGGGGTGAACTCGGTTATTTATCTATGGCTGAACGCAGTTGGGGCTTGGCCCTGCCTGATCGGCAGCGAAGTCGCTACTTCCAGAGCCGGGCGCTGCTCCGGCAGCAGTTGGCTGAGGTGTTGGGATGCGCTGGTGCCTCGGTGCCTCTCCATAGTCCGCCCGGCCACCCTCCACTGTTAGGGGATGGTCTGGGATGGGTCAGTCTCAGCCATAGCGGCGCTGGCTTGCTGATTGGCTACTCCGGCTCCCCCATCGGAGTCGACCTCGAATCCACTGCTCGACCTATTGAGCCAGCTGGATTGATGCGGCGGTTTTATCCAGAGACTGAACAGGCGCAGTTGCGGGATTTGACTGGGGCGGAGCTACGGCGAGCGGTCCTCAACAGCTGGGTGTTGAAGGAAGCGGCTATCAAGTGGCGCCATCGCACCCTGGCCGCAGAACTGGCTCAGTGGTGTTACGACCACAGCAGCGGCAGCTTGCAGAATCTCAGTGATGGAGCCAAGCCGGATCACAGCAGCGCTCTGCAGCAGGGTTGGCGCTGGGCGGCGGTTGGTGAGGGTTGCGCAGGATTGATGTTGCAGTCGCCAGGACAGCCTGAAGAGGCAGCCTGA